A single window of Flagellimonas maritima DNA harbors:
- a CDS encoding glutamine synthetase beta-grasp domain-containing protein, with protein sequence MSKSKLEYIWLDGYEPTANLRSKTKIEDDFSGKLEDCPMWSFDGSSTKQAEGGSSDCLLKPVAIYPDPARINGFLVMTEVLNADGTAHESNSRATIDDPDSDFWFGFEQEYFIMDTQTLLPLGFPIGGYPGPQGLYYCSVGGRNTWGRDLVEEHANQCIEAGLNFEGINQEVAAGQWEFQLFAKGAQKAGDEIWIARYLLDRLTESYGYYIEYHPKPIKGDWNGSGMHANFSNTTLRTAGSKEVYEKICEAFRPVTKEHIAVYGEFNDQRLTGDHETASIKDFSYGVSDRGASIRIPIMTVEKGWKGWLEDRRPASNGDPYKIAARIIKTVKSADV encoded by the coding sequence ATGAGCAAATCTAAATTAGAATACATTTGGTTGGATGGCTACGAACCAACAGCCAATTTGAGAAGCAAAACGAAAATTGAAGATGATTTTAGTGGCAAATTGGAAGACTGCCCCATGTGGTCTTTTGATGGAAGTTCTACAAAACAGGCAGAAGGTGGTTCTTCCGACTGTTTGCTGAAACCAGTAGCTATCTATCCCGATCCTGCACGAATCAATGGATTTTTGGTGATGACCGAAGTCCTGAATGCTGATGGTACAGCGCACGAATCAAATTCAAGGGCGACTATAGATGATCCCGATTCCGATTTCTGGTTCGGTTTTGAACAAGAGTATTTTATCATGGACACACAAACACTTTTGCCGCTTGGTTTCCCAATTGGGGGATATCCTGGTCCGCAGGGGCTATATTATTGTTCCGTGGGCGGAAGAAATACTTGGGGCCGTGATCTGGTTGAGGAGCACGCCAATCAATGCATAGAAGCCGGATTGAATTTTGAAGGCATCAACCAAGAAGTTGCCGCTGGTCAGTGGGAATTCCAATTATTTGCAAAAGGAGCACAGAAGGCCGGTGACGAAATATGGATTGCACGTTATTTACTGGATCGTTTGACCGAGTCTTATGGTTACTATATTGAGTATCACCCAAAACCTATAAAAGGGGACTGGAACGGTTCGGGTATGCACGCCAATTTTTCAAATACAACTTTAAGAACAGCTGGCTCCAAAGAGGTTTATGAAAAAATATGTGAAGCTTTTAGACCTGTAACTAAAGAACATATCGCAGTATACGGAGAGTTCAACGATCAGCGTTTAACGGGAGATCACGAAACTGCATCTATAAAAGACTTCAGCTATGGAGTTTCTGACAGGGGTGCCTCTATCCGTATTCCGATTATGACCGTTGAAAAAGGTTGGAAAGGTTGGTTGGAAGATAGAAGGCCTGCTTCCAATGGAGATCCATACAAAATAGCAGCTAGAATCATCAAGACCGTTAAGTCTGCAGATGTATAG
- a CDS encoding calcium/sodium antiporter, which translates to MENLLFIVLGLALLIAGGNWLLKAAVAMSLRLAIPKIVIGMTVVSFATSAPELIVSIKAALDGFPDLALGNVVGSNIANLGLVLGITVLLGSIDVRKSFYTTDWPVMMVASLLFVGFIYFDGVLEQYEGIIMVILLFLFLVYLLRFQKTAVVDEMPEDDIPMPLYKIALFLGIGGTALWGGSELLIDGAVGLASTFGVSDRVIGITVVSIGTSIPELAASIIAIIKKEKAISLGNLIGSNIFNLLAVLGITSIITPITVVDKGLLSSDIFWMLGISFLILPLVFIPKGLRLGWRDGIILVAYYVIFVYFTIT; encoded by the coding sequence TTGGAAAATTTACTCTTTATTGTTCTCGGTCTAGCTTTACTTATTGCTGGAGGTAACTGGTTGTTAAAAGCCGCAGTTGCGATGTCGTTAAGACTTGCGATCCCAAAAATTGTGATAGGTATGACCGTGGTTTCCTTTGCCACTTCCGCACCGGAACTTATTGTTAGTATTAAGGCAGCGTTGGATGGATTTCCAGATTTGGCATTGGGCAATGTTGTAGGTTCCAATATTGCCAATTTAGGTTTAGTACTTGGGATTACCGTACTATTGGGAAGCATTGATGTGCGGAAAAGCTTTTATACTACAGATTGGCCAGTAATGATGGTAGCATCTTTACTATTTGTGGGCTTTATATATTTTGATGGGGTTTTGGAACAATATGAAGGTATTATAATGGTAATCCTCTTGTTTTTGTTCTTGGTTTACCTACTCCGTTTTCAAAAGACAGCAGTAGTGGACGAAATGCCAGAGGATGATATTCCGATGCCGCTATATAAGATAGCTCTTTTCTTGGGAATAGGGGGGACAGCATTATGGGGCGGTTCTGAATTGTTGATTGATGGTGCTGTAGGTCTCGCTTCTACTTTTGGGGTAAGTGATAGGGTCATTGGTATTACCGTTGTATCCATAGGTACCAGTATTCCAGAACTGGCAGCCTCTATTATAGCAATTATCAAAAAGGAAAAAGCAATTTCTTTGGGGAACTTGATAGGCTCCAATATTTTTAATCTTTTGGCTGTTTTGGGAATTACATCTATAATTACACCAATAACCGTCGTGGATAAAGGTCTGCTTTCTAGTGACATCTTTTGGATGCTGGGGATTTCATTCTTGATACTTCCCTTGGTTTTTATTCCAAAAGGATTACGATTGGGGTGGCGTGATGGTATAATCCTCGTTGCTTACTATGTAATCTTTGTTTATTTTACGATTACCTAA
- a CDS encoding SPFH domain-containing protein: MITLFGILIILLGVVTLVAKPFLKSSKLLQWFSQKRSLQIIVLGIVLSIVTGTFFYAEPGTAYAVQYPWGGQKAVFRQGIHTKMWGRLIPIQFELPIKYVIPNTEGGLGEQSEYANVDAAKYWAFSDAVKARIATSVVISINTEDEVQFLSVADRNKTEKNMIRSRIIPNIDQSIKNTCKLMDAQDYISGQASDFDRYFKDQLENGMYVLEEYVHNEQKDIIGDSATVRTVVNKESKQKRFRIKYENGQPIRVQGNSLKGYGLTVIQAVVTEIDWETTFDKRLQLQKEEVAQTQLEKQQAEREFYRAQKEKAKGEAEKATERARLEKEQIQKTIAAETEAKVAEFNLVKEKKQFEVEKFKAQSKKVAADAEAYQNAKLVNAGLTPQERAEWDYKTSVGVARELKELQLPEIFIEGSSSKSTDSNLLESLIGADLAKQMMDKTDK; the protein is encoded by the coding sequence ATGATTACTTTATTTGGAATACTGATTATACTTTTAGGAGTTGTCACCTTAGTTGCAAAACCTTTTCTCAAAAGCTCAAAATTATTGCAATGGTTTTCACAAAAACGAAGCTTGCAAATAATAGTTTTAGGGATAGTACTTAGCATAGTCACAGGAACATTCTTCTATGCAGAACCAGGAACTGCTTATGCGGTCCAATATCCTTGGGGAGGTCAAAAAGCCGTTTTTAGACAAGGAATACACACAAAAATGTGGGGCAGATTAATACCAATCCAATTTGAATTGCCAATAAAGTATGTAATTCCAAATACTGAAGGTGGTTTGGGAGAGCAGAGCGAATATGCCAATGTTGATGCTGCGAAATATTGGGCTTTTAGTGATGCCGTAAAGGCTAGAATTGCTACTTCAGTAGTAATAAGCATAAATACGGAGGACGAAGTTCAGTTCTTGTCCGTTGCAGATCGTAACAAAACAGAAAAAAACATGATTCGCTCCCGTATTATTCCAAATATTGATCAATCCATAAAGAATACGTGCAAACTTATGGATGCACAAGACTATATTTCTGGTCAAGCTTCTGATTTTGACCGATATTTTAAAGATCAATTGGAGAACGGCATGTATGTTTTGGAAGAGTATGTGCACAATGAGCAGAAAGATATCATTGGTGATAGTGCAACAGTTCGCACTGTGGTAAATAAAGAATCCAAACAGAAGCGATTTCGTATTAAATATGAAAATGGCCAACCTATTAGAGTACAGGGCAACTCCCTAAAGGGATATGGCCTAACGGTGATTCAAGCTGTGGTCACGGAAATTGATTGGGAAACCACTTTTGATAAACGATTGCAGCTCCAAAAAGAAGAAGTCGCACAAACACAGTTGGAAAAGCAACAGGCAGAACGTGAATTCTATCGGGCACAAAAGGAAAAAGCGAAAGGTGAGGCCGAAAAAGCTACTGAACGTGCAAGATTGGAGAAAGAGCAAATACAAAAAACCATAGCTGCTGAGACCGAGGCCAAAGTTGCAGAATTCAATCTGGTCAAGGAAAAAAAGCAGTTTGAAGTGGAAAAGTTCAAAGCCCAGAGCAAAAAGGTAGCTGCCGATGCCGAAGCGTATCAAAATGCAAAACTCGTAAATGCAGGTTTAACACCTCAAGAACGGGCAGAATGGGATTATAAAACTTCTGTGGGTGTTGCCAGGGAACTAAAAGAACTCCAATTACCGGAAATATTTATTGAGGGAAGTTCTTCGAAAAGCACAGACAGTAATCTATTGGAATCGCTAATTGGTGCTGACCTTGCCAAACAGATGATGGACAAAACCGATAAATAA
- a CDS encoding DUF885 domain-containing protein has translation MVKKITILCIVLILTYSCKQESKKVEDSNISADFATVLDYYYEDGLKLNPINATMAGDHRYNNQFVNLLSDDYVSKIKSHYEKYKGELDAFSDEDLSDSEQMTKAILTWECNMHLAELKFNANLTPIDQMWSPNLFMGQLASGSSAQPFNTVEDYQKWMKRVDGYVEWMNSAEERMREGMEKGHVLPKSLIVKVLPQLQSLTDRDLEKHLFYQPIKSFPNDFTDEEKSALEEAYKDMIIQKIVPAYERLYTFMSKEYMEAGRESSGIQGEPDGDAYYAHQIKKYTTTNMTAAEIHELGLNEVARIRSEMEKIKMQVGFEGDLKAFFDYVRSNKELMPFAEPQQVIENFNAIYERMKPQIEKLFDVKPKTPFEVRRTESFREKSASAEYNPGSLDGTRPGIFYVPIPDVATYNTYSDESLFLHEAIPGHHYQISLTQENDDLPKFRKTLWYSGYGEGWALYSESLGEELGLYTDPYQLFGMLGAEMHRAVRLVVDTGLHSKGWTREEAIQYSLDNEAESEASIISEIERYMANPGQALSYKIGQLKIRELRKKAENTLGDNFDVRQFHNQVLETGCIPLALLEDKINNWIKAKS, from the coding sequence ATGGTGAAAAAAATAACAATCCTCTGCATCGTACTTATTCTCACGTATTCATGTAAACAAGAATCCAAAAAAGTAGAAGACTCAAACATCAGTGCTGATTTTGCTACAGTTTTGGACTATTATTATGAAGATGGGCTTAAGCTGAACCCCATTAACGCGACCATGGCTGGCGACCATCGCTATAATAATCAATTTGTCAACTTACTTTCGGACGATTATGTATCAAAAATCAAATCACATTACGAAAAGTACAAGGGCGAATTAGATGCTTTTTCAGATGAAGACCTTTCTGATAGTGAACAAATGACCAAGGCAATCTTAACCTGGGAATGCAATATGCATTTAGCAGAGCTTAAGTTCAATGCAAATCTCACCCCAATTGATCAAATGTGGTCGCCAAATCTGTTTATGGGGCAATTGGCAAGTGGTTCCAGCGCCCAACCTTTCAATACTGTTGAAGATTACCAAAAATGGATGAAAAGAGTGGACGGTTATGTAGAATGGATGAATTCAGCTGAGGAAAGAATGCGGGAAGGTATGGAGAAGGGGCATGTACTTCCTAAATCCTTAATTGTAAAAGTATTGCCACAACTACAATCACTTACTGATAGAGATTTGGAGAAGCACCTCTTTTATCAACCCATCAAAAGCTTTCCCAATGACTTCACAGATGAAGAAAAGTCTGCTTTGGAAGAAGCTTACAAGGATATGATTATTCAAAAAATCGTTCCTGCCTATGAGCGTCTATATACTTTTATGAGCAAAGAGTACATGGAAGCCGGTCGTGAATCTAGTGGAATACAAGGTGAGCCTGATGGCGATGCTTACTATGCTCATCAAATTAAAAAATATACTACCACAAACATGACCGCTGCTGAAATTCATGAATTGGGATTGAACGAGGTAGCAAGAATACGTTCCGAAATGGAAAAAATTAAAATGCAGGTCGGTTTTGAAGGTGATTTAAAAGCATTTTTTGATTACGTAAGAAGCAACAAAGAGCTTATGCCGTTCGCTGAACCTCAGCAAGTAATTGAAAACTTCAATGCCATATATGAAAGAATGAAACCCCAAATAGAGAAGTTGTTCGATGTAAAACCTAAAACTCCGTTTGAAGTTAGACGTACAGAATCATTTAGGGAGAAATCGGCGAGTGCTGAATACAATCCAGGGTCATTGGACGGTACACGACCAGGTATTTTTTACGTACCCATCCCAGATGTTGCAACATATAATACATACTCAGATGAGTCACTTTTCTTACATGAAGCGATTCCGGGACATCATTATCAAATATCTTTGACCCAAGAAAACGATGACCTACCAAAATTTAGAAAAACACTTTGGTATAGTGGTTATGGAGAAGGCTGGGCATTGTACAGTGAATCCCTTGGAGAAGAATTGGGCCTTTATACCGACCCGTACCAACTTTTTGGGATGCTAGGTGCAGAAATGCATAGGGCAGTTCGTTTAGTAGTGGATACAGGTTTACATTCCAAAGGTTGGACCCGAGAGGAAGCCATTCAATATTCATTGGATAACGAAGCAGAGTCCGAAGCGAGTATTATTTCTGAAATAGAAAGATATATGGCAAACCCTGGACAAGCACTTTCTTATAAGATAGGGCAGTTAAAGATTAGGGAACTGCGCAAAAAAGCAGAAAATACCTTAGGCGATAATTTTGATGTTCGCCAATTTCATAATCAGGTTTTAGAAACCGGATGTATTCCCCTTGCCCTCCTTGAGGACAAAATAAACAATTGGATCAAGGCAAAAAGCTAA
- a CDS encoding SsrA-binding protein, whose protein sequence is MFYRLLAKMNKILLPSYSKKGLDLSKASKFQLAIIGWRYFVTSKVLNQ, encoded by the coding sequence ATGTTTTACCGATTATTGGCCAAAATGAATAAAATATTACTTCCTTCTTATTCTAAAAAGGGGCTTGATTTATCAAAAGCTTCAAAATTTCAGTTGGCGATAATTGGATGGCGTTATTTTGTGACTTCAAAAGTACTGAATCAATAG
- a CDS encoding adenine phosphoribosyltransferase: MDFESYIRDIEDFPKKGITFKDITPLLNDTEALYSASIALCDFVCDEKIDKVVGVDSRGFIFAPLMALWLKAGFVPVRKKGKLPFTTISESFELEYGTDILEIHMDAIQKGEKVLVHDDVLATGGTAKAVCNLVEKLGGEVVQCNFLIQLTFLNGAEKLNGYDIKALLNY, encoded by the coding sequence ATGGATTTCGAATCTTACATTCGCGATATTGAAGACTTTCCCAAGAAAGGTATCACTTTTAAGGATATTACCCCACTTTTAAACGATACGGAAGCTTTGTACAGTGCAAGTATTGCGTTATGTGATTTCGTCTGCGATGAAAAAATCGATAAAGTTGTAGGTGTAGACAGTAGGGGATTTATATTCGCGCCTCTTATGGCTTTATGGCTTAAAGCTGGGTTTGTACCCGTACGTAAGAAAGGCAAATTGCCATTTACAACGATTTCAGAATCATTTGAGTTGGAATATGGGACCGATATCTTGGAAATCCATATGGATGCCATACAAAAGGGAGAAAAAGTTTTGGTTCATGATGATGTATTGGCAACAGGAGGCACTGCAAAAGCAGTATGTAACTTAGTAGAGAAACTGGGAGGGGAAGTAGTACAGTGCAACTTTTTGATTCAGCTCACATTTTTAAACGGTGCTGAAAAACTAAATGGTTACGATATAAAAGCATTGCTAAACTATTGA
- a CDS encoding TonB-dependent receptor: protein MNERLLVLVFFLAVLNPLNAIAQNNVNKSLTDILLELRERFDVRFNYASDLAEQVELPPPDRHLTLQQSLDYLQQQLNIDLRFISETTIAITKKKNTLCGYVKDKDSGEALPYVTIRNGATGTITNEEGYFQIELHPAPAANIVQISHIGHKPLVRDSKFLKDSQCNILYLIPFQEKLEEIVLYEYVIKGISKINNGSYKIDFDDNSLLPGLLDEDVLQSVQAFPGIQSVDESVSNINIRGGSNDQNLFTWDNIKMYQSGHFFGLISMYNPFITDKVILRKNGSPANLTDGVSGSIIMQTDDYLNPNFKGGVSLNLIDAAGFVDAPIGENISLKVAARKSLSDFVDTPTYSAYFERIVQNSEINNDTNSIPDSDIDFNFYDVAMRLLYHPSDKDRIRVNFIQVANGLTFNESGFINGNEEVRESTVDQNSIAGSVHYEKDWTKTLNTELTVYNTDYLLKGINANVQEDQRFLQENSVSETGAKISARKKVGQGMEISAGYQFFETKIRNLDDVDDPRFVQIEGEVLREHALWTSLGLESADKMTKVNLGLRYNYLAKFQKHIIEPRLSVNHGLWDFLNLELLGEFKHQSTSQIITFQNDFLGIEKRRWQLSNDSSIPIITSKQVSLGINYNKNGWLVNGVFFYKDVEGITSQSQGFLDSFEFATTQGDSRASGVDILLRKRLQKNNIWLSYSYLDSKYRFDELFETEFPSNFDITHSLTMGANYTIKNFMLATGLNLRSGRPFTNVMQDEPIAENTINYATVNSERQTPFMRLDFSATYRLKVGPRTKARFGLSLWNVLDRNNVLNTFYRIDENDEIQKVEQFSLGFTPNVSARIIFN, encoded by the coding sequence GTGAATGAAAGACTACTTGTTTTAGTATTTTTTCTTGCTGTTTTAAATCCCCTCAACGCTATTGCCCAAAACAATGTCAATAAATCTTTGACAGATATTTTGTTAGAATTGAGGGAGCGTTTTGATGTACGTTTTAATTATGCTTCCGATTTGGCCGAACAAGTGGAACTTCCACCGCCCGATAGGCACCTTACCCTTCAGCAGTCACTGGATTATCTTCAACAGCAGCTCAATATTGATTTAAGATTTATATCGGAGACCACAATAGCTATTACCAAAAAGAAAAATACGCTCTGTGGCTATGTAAAGGACAAGGATTCCGGTGAAGCATTGCCTTATGTGACCATACGTAATGGAGCTACAGGAACAATTACAAATGAAGAAGGCTATTTCCAAATTGAGTTACATCCTGCTCCCGCTGCCAATATAGTACAGATTAGCCATATTGGCCATAAGCCCCTTGTTAGGGATTCAAAATTTTTGAAAGATTCACAATGCAATATTTTGTATCTAATACCCTTTCAAGAAAAATTGGAAGAAATTGTACTTTACGAATATGTAATTAAAGGAATCTCTAAAATCAACAACGGTTCCTATAAAATTGATTTTGATGATAACAGCTTACTCCCAGGACTTTTGGATGAAGATGTTCTTCAATCTGTACAGGCATTTCCAGGCATTCAGAGCGTAGACGAATCTGTATCAAACATCAATATTAGGGGAGGAAGCAATGACCAAAACCTTTTTACTTGGGACAACATCAAAATGTACCAGTCCGGTCACTTTTTCGGATTGATTTCAATGTACAATCCCTTTATAACTGATAAAGTAATACTTCGTAAAAATGGAAGTCCTGCAAATCTAACGGATGGAGTTTCCGGTTCCATAATTATGCAGACAGATGATTATTTAAACCCTAATTTTAAAGGAGGGGTTTCACTTAACCTTATTGATGCGGCAGGCTTTGTTGATGCACCGATTGGTGAAAATATATCTTTAAAGGTCGCAGCACGTAAATCTCTTAGCGACTTTGTTGATACCCCTACCTATTCGGCCTACTTTGAGAGGATTGTACAGAATTCAGAAATTAATAACGATACCAATTCAATTCCCGATTCTGATATAGATTTCAACTTTTATGATGTTGCAATGCGTTTATTGTACCATCCATCAGATAAGGATAGAATTAGGGTGAACTTTATACAGGTTGCCAACGGACTCACGTTCAATGAAAGTGGTTTTATAAATGGGAACGAAGAAGTACGTGAGAGTACGGTAGACCAAAACAGTATTGCAGGCAGTGTTCATTATGAAAAAGACTGGACCAAGACCCTTAATACAGAATTGACAGTTTACAATACGGATTATCTATTAAAGGGTATCAATGCCAATGTTCAGGAAGACCAGCGTTTTCTACAAGAGAATTCCGTTTCAGAAACCGGGGCAAAAATCAGTGCAAGAAAGAAAGTTGGCCAAGGTATGGAGATATCAGCAGGTTATCAGTTCTTTGAAACAAAAATAAGAAATCTGGATGATGTAGATGACCCCCGTTTTGTACAGATTGAAGGAGAGGTACTCCGTGAACACGCACTGTGGACAAGTTTGGGTTTGGAATCTGCCGATAAAATGACGAAGGTAAATTTAGGGTTGCGCTATAACTATCTGGCAAAATTCCAAAAACATATCATAGAACCACGGCTGAGCGTAAATCATGGCCTTTGGGATTTTTTAAATTTGGAATTGCTCGGAGAGTTCAAGCATCAGAGTACTTCGCAGATCATTACTTTCCAAAATGATTTTTTGGGTATTGAAAAGAGGCGTTGGCAGCTTTCAAACGATTCCTCCATTCCCATAATAACAAGTAAGCAAGTTTCTTTGGGAATTAACTATAATAAAAATGGATGGCTGGTCAACGGTGTTTTCTTTTACAAAGATGTAGAGGGCATCACCTCGCAAAGCCAAGGCTTTCTAGATAGTTTTGAATTTGCGACCACTCAAGGCGATTCTCGTGCCAGTGGTGTTGACATACTGCTTCGTAAACGATTGCAGAAAAATAATATATGGTTGAGTTATTCTTACCTTGATAGTAAGTATAGGTTCGATGAATTATTTGAAACCGAATTCCCGAGTAATTTTGATATTACCCACTCCCTTACAATGGGAGCAAACTATACAATAAAAAATTTTATGCTTGCAACGGGGCTTAATTTACGATCTGGAAGACCATTTACCAATGTGATGCAAGATGAACCAATAGCTGAAAATACCATTAACTACGCTACGGTGAATAGTGAACGCCAAACTCCTTTTATGCGATTGGATTTCTCTGCAACTTATCGATTAAAGGTTGGGCCACGGACAAAAGCCCGATTTGGACTATCCCTTTGGAATGTTTTGGACAGAAACAATGTCTTGAACACCTTTTATAGAATAGACGAAAATGATGAGATTCAGAAAGTAGAACAATTTTCCCTGGGTTTTACCCCCAATGTCTCGGCTAGGATTATTTTTAATTGA
- a CDS encoding FecR family protein, with translation MDRKDLINKWLLDDLNEEETIAFNELEDASFFDEIISDAKFFKASDFSEMPEYTDFKKRIPSSPRKERSFSLPLPFLRIASIMIVAFGLYYFLVYDTNTVLETAVVEKSDLLLPDDTRVVLNSESKISFSEKHWSSKRDIELQGEAFFDVAKGSRFDVRTPVGMVSVLGTEFNVKHRNNILEVSCFEGKVLVTYGNETKILEQGDNFRFANEEVLSGKHSFDAPQWTENKSYFERIPVSEVFSEIERQFGVSIQLDNINENQFFTGGFDHSDLEEALLAVTQPLDIDYEILKQKIVRLSTRE, from the coding sequence ATGGACCGTAAAGATTTGATTAATAAATGGCTTTTAGATGATCTCAATGAAGAGGAGACCATAGCATTTAATGAATTGGAAGATGCATCTTTTTTCGATGAAATAATCAGTGATGCCAAGTTCTTTAAGGCTTCTGACTTTTCCGAAATGCCTGAATACACGGATTTTAAAAAACGGATTCCATCTTCACCAAGAAAAGAGCGAAGCTTTTCTTTACCGCTTCCCTTTCTTAGAATTGCCAGTATTATGATTGTGGCTTTCGGGCTATATTATTTCCTTGTTTACGATACCAATACGGTTTTGGAAACTGCTGTTGTCGAAAAATCCGATTTATTATTGCCAGATGATACCCGTGTAGTGTTGAACTCCGAATCTAAAATTTCATTTAGCGAAAAGCACTGGAGTTCAAAAAGGGATATAGAGCTTCAGGGCGAAGCCTTTTTTGATGTTGCAAAAGGCTCAAGGTTCGATGTGCGTACTCCAGTGGGTATGGTAAGCGTCCTTGGTACCGAATTCAACGTAAAGCATAGGAATAACATTCTTGAAGTTAGTTGTTTTGAGGGCAAAGTCTTGGTTACATACGGTAATGAAACCAAGATTCTTGAACAAGGCGATAATTTTCGGTTTGCCAATGAAGAGGTTCTTTCTGGTAAACATTCATTTGATGCGCCCCAATGGACAGAAAACAAAAGTTACTTTGAGCGTATTCCCGTATCGGAAGTTTTTTCCGAGATTGAACGTCAGTTTGGCGTTTCAATCCAATTGGATAATATCAATGAAAATCAGTTTTTTACAGGCGGATTTGACCATTCTGACCTTGAAGAGGCATTATTGGCTGTAACCCAGCCACTGGATATCGATTATGAGATACTAAAACAAAAGATAGTACGTTTAAGTACACGTGAATGA
- a CDS encoding RNA polymerase sigma factor: MEKPLYNNICEDSLFEKIYNKHSQNLHDFLYYKYGENYNPADKAQEAFVKLWENCSKVTMEKAKSYLFTVANNMMLNEFKHQKVVLNHRKVAPRAYTNENPEYLMQKEEYYQQYQECLAKMSEEQRTAFLLNKVEGKKHAEIAEMLGITRKVVEYRIYSAFDLLKKDLENFKVK; encoded by the coding sequence TTGGAAAAGCCTCTTTATAATAATATCTGCGAGGATTCCCTATTTGAAAAAATCTACAATAAACATTCGCAGAACTTACATGATTTTCTTTATTACAAATATGGAGAAAACTATAATCCTGCTGATAAAGCACAGGAAGCTTTCGTAAAACTTTGGGAGAACTGTTCCAAAGTTACCATGGAAAAAGCAAAATCTTATCTCTTCACGGTGGCCAATAATATGATGTTAAACGAGTTTAAGCATCAAAAAGTTGTTCTGAACCATAGAAAAGTAGCTCCAAGGGCATACACGAACGAGAATCCTGAATATTTAATGCAAAAGGAGGAATATTATCAACAGTATCAAGAGTGTCTTGCAAAAATGAGCGAGGAACAGCGCACTGCTTTTCTTTTAAATAAGGTAGAAGGGAAGAAACATGCCGAAATTGCAGAGATGTTGGGCATTACGCGTAAGGTTGTGGAGTACCGTATTTACTCGGCTTTTGACCTACTTAAAAAAGATTTGGAGAATTTTAAGGTAAAATAA
- a CDS encoding DUF2911 domain-containing protein yields the protein MDHRKLHLIFLAFFLSLVQASAQHFNIHNPITLPDKSQESNIAQRIGYTNITIDYHSPGTRGRKVWGNLVPYGKVWRAGANENTVFTITDDVQIEGQSLSAGSYGLHLLPDENQWTFIFSKNHTSWGSYFYEEAEDALRVTVPVQNNLEEREWLSYDFNKRERGMTSIVLSWADKKAEFNISLDIDEIALENIRKQLRSDAYWEWFSWCQAADYCAEYKINTKEALEWIDRSIELQENFSNWDVKAKLLRQSGNQKEAEEAIQRAVEVGSDVYLERYGRRLLKEKDFEQAEYVFKQAIEKNETYWRAHFNRGHALKDLQKRKDAKKSYELALKYAPADRKNQIKESIESLK from the coding sequence ATGGACCATCGCAAACTACATCTCATATTCCTGGCTTTTTTTCTTTCACTTGTTCAAGCCAGTGCGCAACATTTCAATATTCACAATCCCATTACACTACCAGATAAAAGTCAGGAGTCCAACATTGCCCAACGTATAGGATATACTAACATCACTATAGATTACCATAGTCCTGGAACAAGAGGTAGAAAGGTCTGGGGAAACCTTGTTCCCTACGGGAAAGTATGGCGTGCCGGTGCCAATGAGAATACAGTATTTACTATTACTGACGATGTGCAGATTGAAGGGCAAAGCTTGTCTGCGGGTAGTTATGGTCTCCATCTTTTGCCTGATGAGAACCAATGGACCTTTATTTTTTCAAAAAATCATACCTCGTGGGGAAGCTATTTTTATGAAGAGGCTGAAGATGCGCTGCGGGTAACGGTTCCTGTCCAAAATAACTTAGAGGAAAGAGAATGGCTAAGTTACGATTTCAATAAGCGAGAAAGGGGTATGACTTCGATAGTTCTGAGCTGGGCAGATAAAAAAGCGGAATTCAATATAAGTCTGGACATTGATGAAATTGCTCTGGAAAATATTCGAAAACAACTTCGCTCAGATGCGTATTGGGAATGGTTTAGTTGGTGTCAGGCTGCAGATTACTGTGCCGAATATAAAATAAACACAAAAGAGGCACTTGAATGGATTGATAGGTCAATTGAACTCCAGGAAAACTTTTCCAATTGGGACGTTAAAGCAAAATTACTGAGACAATCGGGCAATCAAAAAGAAGCCGAAGAAGCAATACAAAGGGCTGTTGAAGTTGGTAGTGATGTCTATCTTGAGCGTTACGGTCGTAGGCTTCTAAAGGAAAAGGACTTTGAACAGGCGGAATATGTTTTCAAACAAGCCATAGAGAAAAACGAAACCTACTGGAGAGCCCATTTTAATAGAGGACATGCACTGAAGGACCTACAGAAAAGAAAAGATGCTAAAAAATCGTATGAACTCGCCCTTAAGTATGCGCCGGCAGATAGAAAAAATCAAATAAAGGAAAGTATTGAATCACTCAAATGA